Below is a window of Campylobacter canadensis DNA.
ATGGCATTAATTGCTGCTTGTATCTTAGAGCCTGGTATTTATTTTGCAATAAATAGTGCCCCTGCAATAATTGGTAATAGTGTTGAAAGTGCAGCTAGTATTATTTCATCTTGGGGTTTTAGCATTTCTCCTAGTGATATAAATGCTTTAGCAAAGGATATTGGTGAAAATACAATTTTAAGTAGAACGGGTGGTGCGCCTACCTTTGCTATTGGTTTATCTTTGATAATTCATGAAATAATTGGTGGAAAAGAAATGATGGCATTTTGGTATCATTTTGCAATTTTATTTGAAGCCTTATTTATTTTAACTGCTGTTGATGCTGGTACTAGAACTTGTCGTTTTATGGTACAAGATATGCTTGGTAATGTTTATAAACCTTTAGCAAATACAGCAAATTTTGCAGCAAATTTATTTGCTACATTGCTTTGCGTTGCTGGCTGGGGCTGGTTTTTGTACGGAGGTGCTATTGACCCTCTTGGTGGAATTTATTCACTTTGGTCTTTATTTGGAGTAAGTAATCAATTATTAGCAGTAATTGCAATGTTTTTATGTGCAAGTGTTTTTGTAAAAATGAATAAAAGAAAATATATTTTAGCAATCATTTTACCTGCTTTATTTGTAATATCAACCACCTTTAGTGCAGGAGTTGCAAAAATTTTGCCAATGAGTGATGATAAAATTGCAAATTCAATTTCTCATGTTGCGACTGCACAAATAAATTATGCAAAAGCAAATAATCTTAAAGATAAAATTGTTGATGAAAAAAGCAAAAAAGAATACGATAAGGCAATTCAAGTTGCAAATTCAAATGTAATTAACGCTATTTTAACGGTGTTTTTCTTGCTTGTAACTATTATTGTTGGAATAAAATTCTGCGTAATTTTAAGACAAAGTTACAAAGGAAGTTTTGACATTCCACTAAAAGAAGTTATTTATGAAAAAGCAGCTTCGTGATTTTTTCTATGCTCTTTTAAATGCTCCTAATTATCCTTTATATTTGGAGCATTTTAAAAAACACCATCCAAACAAAGAGCCTTTGAGTAAAAAAGAATTTTATCTTGAACATATAAATAAAAAAAACATAAAATGCTGATAAGACAAAGTAAGCAGTTGCTTAGTACAAAAAGCCCTTTTTAAGGGCTAATTAAAATTTATGCTTAAATAAAAGTAAAGAATTTGCAACTACAATCAAAGAAGACATGCTCATTAAAAAAGCACACAAAGCTGGATTTAAATGTAAAGAAAAAGAACTAAGCAAACCACTAGCTAAAATTAAGCCAAAAAAATTATAAAAAAATGAGAAAATAAGATTTTCTTTAATTTTTCTATTTGACTTTTTAAATAAAGAAAAAATATTTTTTATATTCTCAAGATTTTTTTCAATCAAAATAACATCACTTTTACTTTTAGCAACTGCACTTGCTTCATTAAAAGATACTGAAAAATCTGCATTTACAATACTTAAAATATCATTTGCTCCATCTCCAACATATAAAACTTTTTCATTAAGTTCTTTTATAATTTGTGCTTTTTGCTCTGCACTTAGTCTGTAATAAAACTCATTTATATTTAATTCTTTTGCGCATTGCTCTACCCTTGTTTTACTATCGCCGCTTAAAATGATTATTCTTTTATTTTGCTTTTTTAAAAAGCTAATTAATTCTTTTGCATCCTTGCTTAATTTATTTTCTAAAAAGATTTTTCCAACTTCTTTATCGTTTATAAAGCAAGTAAGTTCATTTTCGCTTGGGATAATTT
It encodes the following:
- a CDS encoding CstA-like transporter-associated (seleno)protein, producing the protein MKKQLRDFFYALLNAPNYPLYLEHFKKHHPNKEPLSKKEFYLEHINKKNIKC